The Terriglobus roseus sequence GAGTTCTGGGGAGGCAGTTTCATTGCCGATCCATTCGGACGCATTGTTGCGAAGGCTTTGCACGACAAGGAAGAGATCCTTTACGCGGACATCGATCCGGCGCAGGTCGAGATCACGCGTCAGCACTGGCCCTTCCTGCGTGATCGCCGCATCGATGCTTACGAGGGCGTCACGAAGCGCTTCTTGATCTGAGGGGTTGACGATGACGATGAAGCTACTTGCACTGCTTCCGCTGTTCGCGATGGTTGCGCACGCACAGGATGTCACGGAACCGCCTGCGACAGCCAAGGTCCGCTACACCGTGCTCGGTGTTGGGCTGCAGATCTACGCATGTGGCGAGGACGGCAAGTGGGCGTTGCAGGAGCCACAGGCTGACTTGATCGACACACAGACACACCAGCCGGTTGGTAAGCACACAAAGGGACCGACGTGGACCTGGAACGACGGCAGCGTCGTCACAGGCAAGGTGCTGCAGCAGCGGCCTTCCGCAGACACGATTCCGTGGCTCTTGCTCGAAGCGAGCAGTCCCGGCGTGACCGGTGCGCTGAGCGGTGTGACCTTTGTCCGCCGTTCGGACACGCAGGGCGGCATACCGCAGTCCGCGAACGTTTGTGGAGCTCAGAACATCGGCAGCACCATCAGCGTCCCCTACCAGGCTACCTACACGTTTTACACGGCTCAATAGATGACGAACGCTACGAACTATCGCATGCCCGCAGAGTGGGACACACACACCTCCACATGGATTGCCTGGCCACATAACGCGCAGGATTGGCCTGGCCGTTTCCAGCCCGTCCCGTGGGTGTATTCAGAGATCGTGCGGCAGCTCTCCCAGGTGGAAGAGGTCAACATCCTCATCAATGATGAGCGCGCGCAGAAGGTTGCGACACGCATCCTGACTCGTGCCGGTGCAAACCTGGCTCGGCTTCACTTCCACCTTTGGAGGACCGACCGCATCTGGCTGCGTGACAGTGGGCCAATCTTTGTGAAGAACGGCGACGAACTTGCCGTGACCAATTGGAAGTTCAACGCGTGGGCGAAGTATCCCAACTGGCGCAATGACGATCAGATCCCCGAGCATGTGGCGAAGCTGCAGGGATTGCATCGCTTCGACCCGATGATTACGCTGGCCGACGGCACGGAGCACCGGGTCGTGCTTGAAGGCGGCTCCATCGATGTGAATGGTGCGGGTGCCATGCTGACGACGGAGGAGTGCCTGCTGAGCGAGGTGCAGCAGCGAAACCCTGGCGTATCGCGCGAACAGCTGGAGGATGTATTCCAGCGGTATCTGGGCGTCAACCAGGTGTTGTGGCTGAACCGTGGCTGCGCAGGCGACGATACTCATGGCCACGTGGATGACATCGCTCGCTTCACGGCGATCGACACTATCGTTGCGGCGGCGGAACACAACACGGCAGACGAGAACCACCTGCCGCTGGCGGAGAATCTGGAACGGCTGCGCGACTTCAAACAGCCCAATGGCCAGCCCTACAGGATCGTGGAACTGCCGATGCCGTCTCCCGTTGTCTTCGATGGTGAGCGCCTGCCCGCGAGCTACGCAAATTTCTACATCGCGAACGAACTGGTGCTGGTGCCGACGTTCAACGATGCGAACGATCGCATTGCGCTCAACATTCTTGCCGAGCAGTTTCCAACGCGCAAGGTGATCGGCATTCACTGCGGCGACTTCATATGGGGTCTGGGCGCTCTGCATTGCATGACGCAGCAGGAACCTGCCTAAGAAGGAACTTCGCACGCACGCCCCGCGTATGTAAGCTGGACTCGTCCCCCCGCCGCAGTCCAGATTTGTACCCGAGGTTCCCACCCGTGCTAAAGACCATTGCCGTAGCCGTTACCGTCTCCACGCTTCTAATCGCTGCGGTTGCAGCGCATCCGGTGAAAGCCGCAGACAAACCGGCAGCACCTGCCACCATGGCGGTGCCTGCCGACTATCGTGAGTGGATCTTCCTAACCAGCGGCATGGATATGACGTACGCGCAGGCGGGTGCAGTGGGCCTGACCGCGGACAAGAAGTCGGTCTTCGACAACGTATTCGTCAATCCGGAGGCTTACAAGGTCTACAAGCAGACCGGCACCTGGCCAGACAAGACGACCATGATCCTTGAGAACCGCATCGGCGAGCCGAATGTTTCGATCAACAAGGGTGGCCGTACGCAGGGCCACGACGTCAGCGGCCTTGAGATCCACGCGAAGATCAACAATGAGTGGGTCTTCTACATCCGGGGCAAGGATGGCGAGGAGCGTCTGATCCCGAAGCCGGCAAGCTGCTATACCTGCCACGAAGAACATGCGGCCAGCGACACGACCTTCGTGCAGTTTTACCCAACGCTGCTGCCCATCGCGCAGGCAAAGAAATCCCTAAGCGCTGCTTATCTAAAAGATATGGCTTCGACTGATGGGAGCGGAGCCGGGACCACGCCGGCTGTTCCGGCCGCAAAGTAAACTCAAGGTGTGACGGATCTGGAAGCCATGCACGCTGCGATCGCCGAGGCGCACGCCGCCTCGGCCGAGGACGAAGTGCCTGTTGGCGCGGTAGTTCTGCTGGATGGTGAGATCATTGGCCGTGGGAATAATCGGGTCATTCGCGACAGTGATCCTACGGCGCATGCAGAGATTGTCGCCATGCGCGCGGCGGCGCAGCACCTGCAGAACTATCGTCTGAGCGGCTGCACGCTCGTTGTGACGCTTGAGCCATGTTCCATGTGCGCCGGTGCGATTCTGCATGCCCGAGTCGGCCGGTTAATCTACGCCGCGTCCGATCCGAAGGCAGGCGCGTGCGGCTCGGTGCTGGATGTAATGAATCATCCCAGGCTGAATCATCGTGTGGAAGTCTCACCGGGGCTGCTGGCAGAGGACTGCTCCACGATGCTGCAGCAGTTTTTTCGCGCGCGTCGCTAGCGACCGGTCGGCAGCGTCACATGGAAGACAATCCCTGCACCCATTCGGATGTTGCGCTGGCGGTTGTTCGCGCCGTTCGGCAGATTGGTTTGTATGAAATCCACCTCCGCAACACGCAGGCTGAAGGAACGGCTCAGCGGTAGTTCCAGCGCTCCTCCAAAGGCCATCGCGAAGTTCGTCGAGGTGTCCGCACGATTTGCTCTCAGGACGAAGTCGGCGTCGAAGCCACGAACTGCTCCGAAGAGGGCATGCGCGCTTGCGGTCGCGTGATGTAGCGGCACCGTGTAGCGAGGGCCGGCCAGCAGTGTGATCTCGCTGAGGCCGCGCGTGGTCGCAGGCACGCGGTCGACTGTGGAAGCTGCCAGTTCCACCTCTGCTAAGAGTCTTCGATGTAGCGGCAGCGCAGCGTCGATCGCGCCACCTTTGAGCCAAAAACATCCACAGCTACCCGGAGGGGCATTTGCCTCGGTCGCAACGAAGCGAAGAGCCACTGGGATGTCGGACGCTTGTCCCTGGCGTGTCTGCGCGTGCAACGTGACGGTGAGCAGGGAGAGCGCCAACACGCCTAGGACGCGCGCGCGATTTCCTGATGCTGCTCGACGCATCACTGGGTCACGACGAGATCAATGGTTGCGGTATGCGTCAAGGCATCTCCCATGACGCCGGTCGTAACGGCGGTCACGATGGTGGTGTAGTGAAAAGTCTTTGTCGTGGTGCCTGTGCCTGAGCTGATTGCCGCCACTCGAAAACCGCCACAGCCCGTGATCGCCAATGAGAGTACGGTGCCGACAAGAATCAGCGTAATCAAATGCAGTGCATGGGATCTGCCGCGCAGCCGCCAGAGCGGGCCGAGAAGGAAGATGCCTGCGACGCAGCACGCCAGCATGATGCTGCTGCCAGATGACTCCTTGTGAGCGAGAGAGATGGGTATGGTGATGGCGAGTGATACATTCGCGGGATCACCGCCCAGGGTCAGGATCGATGGCATGAAGGTCGCCGTGGCGCCGGCAGGCAGCCCACTGACACTAAGTGTCAAGGTGTGATTCAGCGTGCCATTCACGGGCAGGATCGACAGAGGAATCGAGAGGCTTCCGCCGGCCTTCGCACTGTAACTACTGGCGCTGGAGATGGTGAAGTCCGGCGCAGGCACAACGGTCTGTGTGATGCTTTGCGATCTGCTTGCTGCGTACGAGGAATCTCCACTGTATGTAACGTGGAGTGTATGCAGGCCGGTCTGCATGGCAGTGGTCGAAAGTGTCGCTGACCCGACGGCCAGGGCGACGGTCGTAAGAGGAACGTCCCCGTCGAAAAAGGTGACGCTGCCTTTCGGGATGGTGCCCAATGTTCCGCTGACATTGGTCGCGAATTCAACGGGAGACCCAGCGTAGCTGATGCTTCCATTGCTGGTGAGCGTGGTGGTGCTGGGGGCTAATGATCCCGGGGCTGTGCCATTGCCTGTGAGTCGAACATTGGCCTGCGGTTCGCCTGTGAGTTGCAGGTGGAGGAATGCTGTCTGCGCGCCCTGGGCGATCGGTGAGAAGGCTATCTCGATGCCACAACTGCCGGCGGGTTGAAGGGAGAAGGGGGCGACGCCGCAGGTGGATTCACTTGTGGCAATCGTGAAGCCTGAGGGTAACTGCACGGCAGCAACGGT is a genomic window containing:
- a CDS encoding cytochrome P460 family protein, producing the protein MLKTIAVAVTVSTLLIAAVAAHPVKAADKPAAPATMAVPADYREWIFLTSGMDMTYAQAGAVGLTADKKSVFDNVFVNPEAYKVYKQTGTWPDKTTMILENRIGEPNVSINKGGRTQGHDVSGLEIHAKINNEWVFYIRGKDGEERLIPKPASCYTCHEEHAASDTTFVQFYPTLLPIAQAKKSLSAAYLKDMASTDGSGAGTTPAVPAAK
- a CDS encoding DUF3455 domain-containing protein, translated to MTMKLLALLPLFAMVAHAQDVTEPPATAKVRYTVLGVGLQIYACGEDGKWALQEPQADLIDTQTHQPVGKHTKGPTWTWNDGSVVTGKVLQQRPSADTIPWLLLEASSPGVTGALSGVTFVRRSDTQGGIPQSANVCGAQNIGSTISVPYQATYTFYTAQ
- the tadA gene encoding tRNA adenosine(34) deaminase TadA, whose amino-acid sequence is MHAAIAEAHAASAEDEVPVGAVVLLDGEIIGRGNNRVIRDSDPTAHAEIVAMRAAAQHLQNYRLSGCTLVVTLEPCSMCAGAILHARVGRLIYAASDPKAGACGSVLDVMNHPRLNHRVEVSPGLLAEDCSTMLQQFFRARR
- a CDS encoding agmatine deiminase family protein, which gives rise to MTNATNYRMPAEWDTHTSTWIAWPHNAQDWPGRFQPVPWVYSEIVRQLSQVEEVNILINDERAQKVATRILTRAGANLARLHFHLWRTDRIWLRDSGPIFVKNGDELAVTNWKFNAWAKYPNWRNDDQIPEHVAKLQGLHRFDPMITLADGTEHRVVLEGGSIDVNGAGAMLTTEECLLSEVQQRNPGVSREQLEDVFQRYLGVNQVLWLNRGCAGDDTHGHVDDIARFTAIDTIVAAAEHNTADENHLPLAENLERLRDFKQPNGQPYRIVELPMPSPVVFDGERLPASYANFYIANELVLVPTFNDANDRIALNILAEQFPTRKVIGIHCGDFIWGLGALHCMTQQEPA